From the genome of Papaver somniferum cultivar HN1 chromosome 2, ASM357369v1, whole genome shotgun sequence, one region includes:
- the LOC113351401 gene encoding putative F-box protein At1g32420 → MEHHPFESAKLVGIWGSCNGLVCLVHHNDVTEFVSLWNPATKEYKRIPDSPYLTVSRPGYFCYDGDYKLVYAVTHLDSFSVYVYNLRWNLWRTHQTKPYSFENLDGVLVNGALHWIARTARVIVSFDIRDESFDEIPLSGEILPDLKWSSQNGEYRISSEGTDLVFYCPKNSSTRRIKLGSLVIRGVNNYVESLVSLDTGTYVGKKEVILGTRKRCIWRK, encoded by the coding sequence ATGGAGCATCACCCCTTTGAATCCGCGAAGTTAGTTGGTATTTGGGGTTCTTGCAATGGTTTGGTCTGCTTAGTGCATCATAACGATGTTACAGAATTCGTTAGTCTCTGGAATCCAGCCACTAAAGAGTATAAAAGGATACCTGATTCACCCTACTTAACAGTCAGCCGGCCAGGATATTTCTGTTACGATGGCGATTACAAGTTAGTTTATGCTGTAACCCATCTGGATAGTTTTTCCGTGTATGTCTACAATTTAAGATGGAATTTATGGAGAACCCATCAGACTAAACCTTATTCTTTTGAGAATTTAGATGGGGTGCTTGTTAATGGTGCTCTTCATTGGATAGCTCGAACCGCCCGAGTAATtgtttcttttgatattagagacGAGAGCTTCGATGAAATACCACTGTCAGGAGAAATATTGCCGGACCTGAAATGGTCTTCACAGAACGGCGAGTATCGAATATCCAGTGAAGGGACTGATTTAGTTTTTTACTGTCCCAAGAATTCAAGTACTAGAAGAATAAAGCTAGGTAGTTTAGTGATCAGAGGTGTAAATAATTACGTCGAGAGCCTAGTTTCACTCGACACCGGTACTTATGTGGGGAAAAAGGAAGTGATTCTAGGAACACGGAAAAGATGCATATGGAGAAAATAG